The following are encoded in a window of Primulina eburnea isolate SZY01 chromosome 4, ASM2296580v1, whole genome shotgun sequence genomic DNA:
- the LOC140828862 gene encoding uncharacterized protein, with the protein MQGGRDPFFGFGDPFGSFNGFGGFGGQRSMLSGFFGGRDPFDDPFFTRPGSIFGSSFFGSNGVPSMNLPIGGPFMNVPSGGPFMNENSSGFLDQQPSMVNKSKGPVIEELTSDDEKDENENEEKKVNLRKHGRSTKEPIVEDPDDVAAEKKSKFTPLKNNIHLLNHGRPQPQTQSFTFQSSTVTYGGANGAHYSSSTRRAGSDGLTLEEFKEANSFTGQATHRVSRGIHKKGHSVTRNLKSDGHVDTMQTLHNLNEDELGGFEEVWLGNGKKHLPGWSEELALQDVMASGSTQWPRNRGGWALPPVERSSNVRISKRDNGREAGLPHKRKHFNDGTSSSRLRSNGANRH; encoded by the exons ATGCAGGGTGGCAGAGACCCATTCTTTGGTTTTGGTGATCCTTTTGGTAGTTTCAATGGTTTTGGTGGCTTTGGAGGCCAAAGGAGTATGCTATCTGGCTTCTTTGGGGGAAGGGATCCATTTGATGACCCCTTCTTCACACGCCCTGGAAGTATATTTGGGTCTAGTTTCTTTGGGTCTAATGGAGTTCCATCCATGAATTTACCTATTGGAGGTCCATTCATGAATGTTCCTAGTGGCGGTCCATTTATGAATGAAAATTCTTCTGGGTTTCTTGATCAGCAGCCTTCCATGGTCAACAAATCCAAGGGACCAGTGATCGAGGAGCTGACTTCTGATGATGAGAAAGATGAAAATGAAAACGAGGAGAAAAAAGTGAATCTTAGGAAGCATGGTAGATCGACCAAAGAGCCTATCGTGGAGGACCCAGATGATGTAGCTGCTG AGAAAAAGAGCAAGTTTACGCCTCTTAAAAACAATATACACCTATTGAACCATGGAAGGCCACAACCCCAGACACAAAGTTTCACGTTTCAGAGCTCTACTGTTACTTATGGTGGGGCTAATGGTGCACACTACTCTTCTAGTACGAGGAGGGCTGGGAGTGATGGA TTGACTTTGGAAGAATTTAAAGAGGCTAATTCCTTTACTGGTCAAGCGACTCATAGGGTCTCTAGGGGCATTCATAAAAAG GGTCATTCTGTGACTCGAAATTTGAAGTCTGATGGTCATGTGGACACAATGCAGACTTTGCACAATCTTAATGAAG ATGAACTTGGTGGTTTTGAAGAAGTATGGTTAGGAAATGGTAAAAAGCATCTCCCTGGGTGGAGCGAAGAACTTGCTTTACAAGATGTTATGG CATCTGGAAGCACTCAATGGCCTCGGAATCGTGGAGGTTGGGCTCTTCCTCCAGTTGAAAGATCAAGTAATGTCCGAATCTCAAAACGAGACAACGGACGTGAAGCAGGCCTGCCTCATAAAAGAAAACACTTTAATGATGGAACTAGCTCATCTCGTCTTAGATCAAATGGAGCTAATAGGCATTAG
- the LOC140828860 gene encoding deoxyribodipyrimidine photo-lyase → MSSSIPPVHPGRFRVLKQASDQKATGPVVYWMFRDQRLRDNWALIHAVIQANQRDVPVAIAFNLFNQFKGAKARHFGFMLRGLRELHSRLREYLKIPFFLFQGEAVDTIPNFLEECGASLLVTDFSPLREVQHWKDEICKRVNESVSVHEVDAHNIVPVWVASDKLEYGARTLRGKINKKLPEYLIEFPELMSPKRKWASSSKDVDWENLIADSLRRGAEVPELEWCDPGEEAALEVLMGKKNGFLTTRLKNYNSDRNNPLKPKGLSGLSPYLHFGKISAQRCALEARRVRKLCPEAVDAFLEELIVRRELADNFCFYQPHYDSLQGAWEWARKTLMDHASDKREHLYTREQLEKAQTADPLWNAAQLEMVHFGKMHGFMRMYWAKKILEWTIGPEEALAISIYLNDKYEIDGRDPNGYVGCMWSICGVHDQGWRERPVFGKVRYMNYAGCKRKFDVDGYIAYVKRITGECKKRKVEACLENNGKQLKS, encoded by the exons ATGTCTTCCTCGATTCCCCCCGTCCATCCGGGCCGTTTTCGGGTCCTGAAGCAAGCTTCGGATCAAAAGGCCACTGGTCCTGTGGTGTACTGGATGTTCAGAGATCAACGGCTGAGGGACAACTGGGCTTTGATCCATGCCGTCATTCAGGCCAACCAACGAGATGTACCAGTGGCAATAGCCTTTAatttgttcaatcagtttaagGGTGCCAAGGCTCGGCATTTCGGGTTTATGCTCAGGGGTCTCCGTGAATTGCACTCTCGTCTTCGAGAATATCTGAAAATACCTTTTTTCTTGTTTCAG GGTGAAGCTGTGGACACCATTCCAAATTTCCTAGAGGAATGTGGTGCGTCACTCTTGGTAACAGACTTTTCACCTCTGCGAGAGGTTCAGCATTGGAAAGATGAAATATGCAAGAGGGTGAATGAATCAGTATCAGTTCATGAAGTTGATGCACACAATATAGTGCCTGTTTGGGTGGCATCGGATAAACTGGAATATGGTGCTAGGACCCTAAGGggcaaaataaacaaaaagcTTCCTGAATATCTGATCGAGTTTCCCGAACTCATGTCTCCTAAAAGGAAATGGGCTTCCTCGAGTAAAGATGTGGATTGGGAAAACCTCATTGCAGACTCTCTAAG GCGAGGAGCAGAAGTTCCAGAACTGGAATGGTGTGATCCAGGTGAAGAAGCTGCACTAGAAGTACTAATGGGGAAGAAAAATGGGTTTTTGACTACAAGATTGAAGAATTATAACTCAGACAGAAATAATCCACTCAAACCAAAAGGGCTGTCTGGCCTTTCCCCGTATTTGCACTTTGGAAAGATATCAGCACAGCGTTGTGCGTTGGAGGCACGCAGAGTTCGGAAGCTTTGTCCTGAG GCAGTTGACGCATTCTTGGAGGAATTGATCGTTCGGAGAGAACTTGCTGATAATTTCTGCTTCTACCAGCCACATTATGATTCGTTACAGGGTGCATGGGAGTGGGCTCGCAAGACTTTGATGGACCATGCCTCTGATAAACGGGAGCATTTATACAC GAGAGAGCAATTGGAGAAGGCACAGACCGCTGATCCG CTTTGGAATGCCGCTCAGTTAGAAATGGTTCATTTTGGAAAGATGCATGGTTTCATGAG GATGTATTGGGCGAAAAAGATTCTTGAATGGACTATTGGGCCAGAGGAAGCTCTtgcaatatcaatatatttaaATGATAAG TATGAAATAGACGGAAGGGACCCAAATGGTTATGTTGGATGCATGTGGTCAATATGCGGAGTACACGACCAG GGGTGGAGAGAGCGACCAGTTTTCGGGAAAGTACGATACATGAACTATGCTGGGTGCAAGAGGAAATTTGATGTGGATGGCTATATTGCTTATGTTAAGAGGATAACAGGTGAATGCAAGAAAAGGAAAGTAGAAGCCTGTCTTGAAAACAACGGAAAACAACTGAAAAGTTGA